From the genome of Dermochelys coriacea isolate rDerCor1 chromosome 1, rDerCor1.pri.v4, whole genome shotgun sequence:
TGAAACCCCCTTgctctgtttctctccctttaCAGGCACCTTCAACATTTCTGAGTCAGATAGACACATCAACTGCCTCATGGCAGCTTTCAACTTCACCAATTCAGATGCTTCAACTTTCATCCTAACAGGAatccctgggctggaggctgcccacatctggatttccatccctttctttacattctacattATCAGCCTGTTGGGAAATTTCACGCTTCTGTCTGTTGTAGTTAAGGAGCAAACTCTGCAGAAGCCAATGTACCTGCTGCTCTGCATACTGGCACTTACAGACATTGCCACACCTACCTCCGTCGTGCCAAAGGCACTGGGcatattttggttcaatttgaaaGGCATTACTGTGGCTggctgcctcacccagatgttcTTCCTCCACATGGTTTCTGTTATGCACTCATCCACTCTCGTCACAATGGCCTTTGATCGCTATGTTGCTATATGTAACCCTCTGAGATATGGCACCATCCTCAGCAATGCACAACTAGCTAAGCTAGGGCTTTTAGGTTTGATAagagctgttctcttcattctgcCCCTACCCCTGCTCCTGAATCAGCAGCCGTACTGTGCCAACCGCATTATCCCCCACACGCAATGCGAGTACAGAGCTGTGGTGAAGATGGTGTGTGGGGACATCACAGTGTCCAGGATTTATGGCTTGTGGCTAATGTTTGTAATCAATGGGTTTGACCTGACACTCATTGCCCTGTCCTACGGTCTGATCATCAGGGCCGTCTTCAGAATCTCCTCTAAGAATACCAACCGGAAAGCCCTTAACACTTGCACAGCCCACATCTTTGTGATGCTGACATATTATACCCCAGGCTTCTTCTCCATTGTCACAAACCACTTTGGTGAAGGCATCATTC
Proteins encoded in this window:
- the LOC119845720 gene encoding olfactory receptor 52D1-like, encoding MAAFNFTNSDASTFILTGIPGLEAAHIWISIPFFTFYIISLLGNFTLLSVVVKEQTLQKPMYLLLCILALTDIATPTSVVPKALGIFWFNLKGITVAGCLTQMFFLHMVSVMHSSTLVTMAFDRYVAICNPLRYGTILSNAQLAKLGLLGLIRAVLFILPLPLLLNQQPYCANRIIPHTQCEYRAVVKMVCGDITVSRIYGLWLMFVINGFDLTLIALSYGLIIRAVFRISSKNTNRKALNTCTAHIFVMLTYYTPGFFSIVTNHFGEGIIQHVHIILADLYLLIPPMLNPIIYGIKTKELRDKIGKYTCQKVITWGH